The following is a genomic window from Ethanoligenens harbinense YUAN-3.
TGGCAATCTTTTCCGGCAGGTAGGGGTAGGCCAGCATATAGCAGAGGACCGGGATGCTGGCAATGCCAAGTTCCACTGCCAACCGGTCAGAAAATTTCCGTGTTTGCTTCATGTGCGGCCTCTTTTTCATTTGTCACCAGGTATTCTAAAGCGTCCGGCGGTTTCTAAAAAACAGAATACCAGGAAGCAATGCGCTTTTCAAGGGATATGCGTGAAAAGCGGAGGGATGCTTTTTAGCGGTGCAGCAACCCTCCACGGCGCATTTCCCGGCGGGTCTCCCGTACGGCGATGCCACTCAGCGCCCACAGAGATATAAGGTTGGGAATGGCCATGAGCGCGTTGGCGATGTCTGAAAAATTCCATACGGCGTTTACGGAAATGACACCGCCGAAAAAGATCATGGCGATGTAGACGCACTGATACGGCAGGATCGCGTGCGGACCAAATAGATATTCCACTGCTTTTTCCGCGTAGTATGACCAGCCGATGCAGGTGGCGAACGCAAAGGTGAATAGCGCGACGGCCAATATGCCGGGCCCCATGACGGGGATGCTGTGGAACACGGCGTTTGTGAGCGCGCCGCCGTCCAACCCCTGTCGCCAGACGCCGGAATTAACCAGCATGATACCGGTAAGCGCCGCCAGCACAACGGTGTCCCAGAAGACGCCGGTGGAAGAAACGAGCGCCTGGCGCACGGGATTTTTGCACTGGGCGGCGGCGTCCACGATGGGGGAGGAGCCCAGGCCGGCCTCGTTGGAAAACAGCCCCCGCGAGATACCGAATCGGATGGCGTCTTTTGCGGCGGCTCCGACAAATCCGCCGACAGCCGCCTGCCCGCAGAACGCGCTTTGCAGAATGAGCGCCAGGCTTTGCGGTATGCTGTGCCACCCCATCCACAGAATGATGAGGTTGCTGAAAATATAGAGTGCGCCTGCGGCCGGGATCAGCAGGTTGCAGACTTTTGAAATGCTGCGGATACCGCCTAAAAGGATGCAGCCGGCCAGCAGGGCGGTGACCAGCCCGCTTACGACAGGGGGGACGCGGAAAGTCTGCTGAAACAGCGCGGCGATGGAGTTGGACTGCACGGAGGCGCCTACTCCCAGAGCGGCAACGGCGGTAAAAAAAGCGAACACGCAGCCGAGCGGCTTGCAGCGCAGGCCGTTCTGCATTACATACATAGGGCCTCCGGCCATGGCGTTTCCCCGCCGCATACGATATTTGACGGAGAGCAGCGCTTCGGTATATTTGGTCGCCATGCCGAAGATGCCGGATATCCACATCCAGAAAACTGCCCCCGGACCGCCAGCTGCTACCGCCGTGGCTACGCCGATGATATTGCCGGTGCCCAGCGTGGCGGCCAGTGAAGTGGTGAGGGCCGCAAACGGAGAGACATCTCCGTTTGCGCCCTTTTCTTTTGTGACGGAAAAATGGATGGCTTTTCCGATAAAGCGCTGGATGCCGCGCAGGCGGACTGTGAGAAACACATGCGTACCAAACAGGGCAAAAAGCAAAGGCTGTCCCCACAACGCCGATGCGAGAAGCCCCAAAATGTTTTCCAATACAGGCACGGCGGTTCCTCCTTTTGGATCAGTTGCCTGTGCATGTATATGTGCGCTTTGCAGGCAACATACATGGGCGAAGAAGGAGCGTAACGGGGAATCTTGCGGATGCTTCTGAAGAAAATATAAAATTTAAGTATTAAAAACATTGACTTTTTAAAATGAGCATGCTATACTATTTAGGCACTCAAAAATAGGATATCGCGGGATGGAGCAGTCTGGTAGCTCGTCGGGCTCATAACCCGAAGGTCGTCAGTTCAAATCTGGCTCCCGCAACCAAAACAAACCGCTTAGGTAAGCCATTCGTGGCTGGTCTAAGCGGTTCTCTTTTTGCTTGAACATGGGAAATGTTCAACTTTTGTTCAAGTATGGGGCTTAAAAACGCCGCCAAACAGCGGAGTGTACCGGCAATCTCTAAAGATGGGCAGAGGTGTTCATGGTCTCACGAGGTCTTTCCTTTGCTCTTATCTGTTGGTGGCAGTAAAATATCTTCCAGCGCGTCGCTGGCGGCTTCCTGCGCGCTCTTAATAGCGTGGCTGTAAATGTTGACTAGTGTGCTGGCCTGCGCATGTCCGGTGCGTGCCTGCAATGTGCGGATATCTACACCGGCCGCAATCTGTAATGTCGCGAACGTATGCCGTAGGCCGTGAGGCGTGATGTGTTCAAGCTGGTGCTGCTCCAGAAAACGATTCATCCAGTAATTGATGGTGTCCGGGTTAATCGGCTTGCCGTCTGCCTGAACAAATAGCCGTTCCTTTTCTCCGTGCCAGCTCTCCCCATACAGCAGTTTCTGCTTATTCCACCATGCACGGTAAGCGCCGAGCAGTTCAACTACAAAAGCCGGTATTTTGATGGAGCGAATGCTGCTCTCATTTTTCGTCGATTTTTCTACCACACCTTTCCCGCTCTGATACTGTGAGGCCCGCTCAATATTGATAAGATGCCGTTCAAAGTCTATGTCTGGCCATGACAGGCCGCACAGTTCCCCCCGGCGTGCACCGGAAAAGAGCAAAAGAATGAGGGCGGCTTTCACGCGAATGTCCGGCTCGTTCAGCAGTAGCGTAAGCAGCGTGTGCGCCTGTTCATCGTCCAAATATTTGGCCTCTTTGTGTGCGGCTTTGGGTGCAGTAGCATGCTCGGCGGCCACATTGAACGGAACCAGCCGTTCACGCTTGGCTTTGGCGAGAATGGCGCTGATGAGCCTGTGATGATGCAAGATCGTTTTATCGGATAATCCGGTATCGCTCATATGAATTGTAAAAACGGCGTCTACTGGCTTGCCCAGCGCCTTGCAGATGGCCGCTGCCTTTTCAGAACTGATATGTTTTCCACGGGCAGCGGAGCTGATCGTAATAGCAGCCACACCAGCTTGCATAGCTAAAGCGGCCCGCGTCAGTTTTTGCTTTTTCATGAGAGCATCCAATTTTTCCGATACAGCATAGCTGCCGCGATGGTTAACGCCCGCCTCGGCCAGATTTTTGTAGAATGCTTCCAGATGATGCGCTTGCAGCTTATCCAGCCGAATATGCCCAATGGCAGCATTGATGCGTTCTAACATTTCCGTGTACCGTTCTTTGGTCTTAAAAGCAAGCGACTCGTTTTCAATCCATTCTTTTGCATAGTCGCTGAATCGGGTGGAACCTCCGAAAGCGGTAAGGCCCTGCTTAACCTGCTCTTCAAAAAGAGTGGACTGTATGTTCAGCTCTTTTTCTTCGGCGGATGGGCGCATACCGGGTTTGGGCTTCCACGTCATGGACTTTACGATCTGGTGGCCGGTGCCGGTTTCATCCACATAAACGCGAATGAGATAGGCTGTGCTACCGTCCTTATTTTTCCGTTTCGTGATATTTGCCATGATCGGTATCCCCTTCCTCCAGATCATCTTCCAGCAAATCATCCGGGGATTCCGGTTCGCCCTCATAAAAAGCGGGCTTGCGGATGCCCAACGTTTCCATCAGCCATTGTTCCGGCATATCCATCACAATGTTGCGGATGGTCGTTTCCGCGCGGTACGCATAGAAATCGGACAATTCCTTGTTGCTGAGAATTTCATAGCCGGTCTGCCGTGCTTCCCGCACAAGTTCCTGTGAAGCACCGGTCGGCATAGACTGGTCGGCGGTTTCCCGCATCTCCCGGTCGTGCGCCTGCTTATGTTTTTGGATGCTCCCTTGAAGATCGCCCAGAAACCGCCAGAAGTTCTTATCCGCCAAGATACGGGAAATGATTTCAGACTGCGTGATACAGGTAGGTTGACTATCCTCGTCCAACTGCTCACGGCGGTAGCTTTGTAAGGCATGGATAGCGGCATCTGAAAGCCCCAGCGTATCCGCCAAGTCGAAATGCTCCCGTACACGGCTTTCTGTATCGCCGATCAGATATTCATAAGGCACCTCGAAAAAACGCGCCAGCGCCCGGAAATTGTTGATGTCCGGGATGGTTTTGCCGTCTTTCCACTGCGCCACGGCCTGCCGGGTTACGCCGACATAATCCGCCACGTCCTGCTGGGTGTGCCCGGCATTGTCCAACAGCTCCCGCAGGTGCTTTGCGAAGATGCGGTTCTCGTTTTTGCGCTCATCGGCCATCTGCTCATCTCCTTATAAGTTAATTATACTTTCTTTTAATAATAAATGCAATATAGTATTGCAAATAATTTTGCGGCGTGGTATACTGTATTTCCTGGCAATGAAAGCATACAATCCCAACTCGATGCTATTATGCCTGACGAAACCAACTGTTTGACATAGGAGGATTCGTTGGAGACTGCATTACATCCCGTCAAAATGTTGACCATCAAGGAAGCGGCTCGGCTCGTGCCCGGACTGACCCGTTACCGCATCCGCACCATGTGCATCAACGGAGAGCTGCCCTGCGTCCGGGCGGGGCGAAAGTATCTGATCTGTGAGCAGGTGCTGCTCGAATATCTTCTGCATCCGAAGCAGGAGGCAAAACAGCCGGTTGTCAATGGCATCCGTCGGGTGGATGCCCGATAGCAGAGAGGAAGGCGGCCGCACAGGCCGCTTTTCCGCATTTTGGGAAAGGAGCAGCGTTGGCAAAAGAACGCGGCGTTGGTATCTATTTCAAAGTTTCAGAAAAAGAACGAGGGCTGATTGGGAAACGCTGTGAGGAGGCCGGCATTCGAAACCTGTCCGCTTATTTGCGGAAAATGGCGCTCAACGGCTATATTATCCGGCTGGATATTACCACGTTGAAAGATCTGGTGCGCCTGATGCACGTCACAGCCAACAATGTCAATCAGATTGCCCGCCGGATCAATGAAACGCACAGCGTTTATTTCGAGGATATGCAGGACTTGCAGCAGGGCTACTCCCAAGTCTGGAGTGGCGTGCGGAACGTTCTGCGGGAACTGTCAAAACTGACTTGAGGGGGTGACAGTTTGGGAACGACTCGCATCATCCCCATGCATGGCAGCGCGGGCAAAAGCATCACGCGCGCCATCTCAGCCCATACGAATTATGCCATGAATCCGGCCAAGACGCGTGGCGGGGCGCTGATCTCCGCCTATGAGTGCAGCCCGGAAACCGTGGATGTGGAATTCGCTTTCTCCAAGAAAATTTACACTGACCTGACTGGGCGAACATCCAGCGCCCGGAAAGACGTGGTGGCCTATCAGATCAGACAGTCGTTCAAGCCGGGCGAGGTTGCGCCGGAAACGGCAAACGAGATTGGCTACAAGCTGGCGATGGAGTTTACAAAAGGCCAGCACGCCTTTATCGTAGCGACGCATATCGACAAGGCCCATGCTCACAACCACATCATTTTCAACTCCACCACGCTGGACTGCACCCATAAATTCAACAATTACGGCTATTCCATCAAAGCCGTGCAACGTATCAGCGACCAGCTTTGTCAGAAATATGGGCTTTCCGTGGTGGAACATCCCGCCGCCAAAGGCAAGCACTATGCCGAATGGGTCGCCGAGCGCAAAGGGACGAGCTGGAAAGCCCTGTTACGCCGGACGATTGACGAGGCGCTCCCCGATTGCAAGAATTTTGAGATGCTGCTCGCGCGGATGCGGAAACAGGGTTATGAAATCAAGCGCGGCAAATACATATCGTTTCGTGCTGTGGGGCAAGAGCGTTTCACACGCGCCAAAACCTTAGGGGCCAACTACACGGAACAGGCGCTCTGCGAGCGGCTCATGGAGCAAGTACGGCAACCTGCGCCGCAGAAGCTCCCCCAGCATGTCGGCGCAATTCAGTGGCTGGTGGATATACAGGCGAAAATGCAGGTGGGCAAAGGCCCCGGTTATGAGCACTGGGCAAAGTTGTTCAATCTCAAAGAAATGGCCCGGACAATGAATTTTCTGTCCGAACACGGTATTTCCGATATGGAGCAGCTACAGCAGCGGGTCGCGGAACTGCAAAGCTCCTTTTCCGATGGGCTGGAGCAGATGAAAGTTGCGGATAGACGGCTGAAAGAAAACTCCGCGCTTCGCAAAAATTACGCGGACTATCTCAAAACCAAGCCGGTTTACGATGCTTATCGAAAAAGCAAACGCCCTGATGCCTACCGCGACGCCTACGAGGCCGATCTATTGGTTTATGAGGCAGCGCGCCGGAATCTGGCCGCTTTTCACTTGAACCAACGCCCGGATATAAGCGCGCTGCAAATGGAAAACGCAGAACTTTCAGCCCCAAAGAAGGCGCTCTACGCAGAGTACCAACAGACCAAACAGGAAATGCTGGAATGGCGGACGGTGCAGGGGAATGCGGAACGGCTGCTCCGGCAGTCAGAGAAGACTTTGGAAAATCAGCGCTCAAGCGATATTGAAAGATAACGGTTTTGCAAAAGGCTGCCCCGGTTCAGGACAGCCTTTTGCTTTGTATTGGAGCACGAGGCTTCCGGAGAAAACACGGGGTTTGGGGGTATCCCCCAACAAGCGAAGTTTTTGAATTTTCCTGTATCAGGAAAATTGCAAAAACGGGGAAAAGTATATACTTTTCCATCGCTTGCCCTGCCTCCCGTCACATGCAGTCTCAGCTATTTGCATTGGGCTTGGACGTTGCTTCTCCCTCGCCTTTGAAAACGCTTAATATAGGAGCATCGTCGGCCGATTTTATGTA
Proteins encoded in this region:
- a CDS encoding alanine/glycine:cation symporter family protein; the encoded protein is MPVLENILGLLASALWGQPLLFALFGTHVFLTVRLRGIQRFIGKAIHFSVTKEKGANGDVSPFAALTTSLAATLGTGNIIGVATAVAAGGPGAVFWMWISGIFGMATKYTEALLSVKYRMRRGNAMAGGPMYVMQNGLRCKPLGCVFAFFTAVAALGVGASVQSNSIAALFQQTFRVPPVVSGLVTALLAGCILLGGIRSISKVCNLLIPAAGALYIFSNLIILWMGWHSIPQSLALILQSAFCGQAAVGGFVGAAAKDAIRFGISRGLFSNEAGLGSSPIVDAAAQCKNPVRQALVSSTGVFWDTVVLAALTGIMLVNSGVWRQGLDGGALTNAVFHSIPVMGPGILAVALFTFAFATCIGWSYYAEKAVEYLFGPHAILPYQCVYIAMIFFGGVISVNAVWNFSDIANALMAIPNLISLWALSGIAVRETRREMRRGGLLHR
- a CDS encoding tyrosine-type recombinase/integrase, with the translated sequence MANITKRKNKDGSTAYLIRVYVDETGTGHQIVKSMTWKPKPGMRPSAEEKELNIQSTLFEEQVKQGLTAFGGSTRFSDYAKEWIENESLAFKTKERYTEMLERINAAIGHIRLDKLQAHHLEAFYKNLAEAGVNHRGSYAVSEKLDALMKKQKLTRAALAMQAGVAAITISSAARGKHISSEKAAAICKALGKPVDAVFTIHMSDTGLSDKTILHHHRLISAILAKAKRERLVPFNVAAEHATAPKAAHKEAKYLDDEQAHTLLTLLLNEPDIRVKAALILLLFSGARRGELCGLSWPDIDFERHLINIERASQYQSGKGVVEKSTKNESSIRSIKIPAFVVELLGAYRAWWNKQKLLYGESWHGEKERLFVQADGKPINPDTINYWMNRFLEQHQLEHITPHGLRHTFATLQIAAGVDIRTLQARTGHAQASTLVNIYSHAIKSAQEAASDALEDILLPPTDKSKGKTS
- a CDS encoding helix-turn-helix domain-containing protein, which translates into the protein MADERKNENRIFAKHLRELLDNAGHTQQDVADYVGVTRQAVAQWKDGKTIPDINNFRALARFFEVPYEYLIGDTESRVREHFDLADTLGLSDAAIHALQSYRREQLDEDSQPTCITQSEIISRILADKNFWRFLGDLQGSIQKHKQAHDREMRETADQSMPTGASQELVREARQTGYEILSNKELSDFYAYRAETTIRNIVMDMPEQWLMETLGIRKPAFYEGEPESPDDLLEDDLEEGDTDHGKYHETEK
- a CDS encoding helix-turn-helix domain-containing protein, giving the protein METALHPVKMLTIKEAARLVPGLTRYRIRTMCINGELPCVRAGRKYLICEQVLLEYLLHPKQEAKQPVVNGIRRVDAR
- a CDS encoding plasmid mobilization protein: MAKERGVGIYFKVSEKERGLIGKRCEEAGIRNLSAYLRKMALNGYIIRLDITTLKDLVRLMHVTANNVNQIARRINETHSVYFEDMQDLQQGYSQVWSGVRNVLRELSKLT
- a CDS encoding relaxase/mobilization nuclease domain-containing protein, coding for MGTTRIIPMHGSAGKSITRAISAHTNYAMNPAKTRGGALISAYECSPETVDVEFAFSKKIYTDLTGRTSSARKDVVAYQIRQSFKPGEVAPETANEIGYKLAMEFTKGQHAFIVATHIDKAHAHNHIIFNSTTLDCTHKFNNYGYSIKAVQRISDQLCQKYGLSVVEHPAAKGKHYAEWVAERKGTSWKALLRRTIDEALPDCKNFEMLLARMRKQGYEIKRGKYISFRAVGQERFTRAKTLGANYTEQALCERLMEQVRQPAPQKLPQHVGAIQWLVDIQAKMQVGKGPGYEHWAKLFNLKEMARTMNFLSEHGISDMEQLQQRVAELQSSFSDGLEQMKVADRRLKENSALRKNYADYLKTKPVYDAYRKSKRPDAYRDAYEADLLVYEAARRNLAAFHLNQRPDISALQMENAELSAPKKALYAEYQQTKQEMLEWRTVQGNAERLLRQSEKTLENQRSSDIER